In Methylobacterium sp. WL1, the sequence ACCGTGATCGAGACCTGGGGCTCGGCGCCGCGACCCGTCGGGAGCCACCTCGTGGTCGATGGAGACGGCAGTTTCCTTGGCTCCGTCTCGGGCGGCTGCGTCGAGGGATCTGTAATTACCGAGGCGATCGAGGTGATCGAGGCCGGAACGCCGCGCATCCTCGAATTCGGTGTCGCTGACGAGACCGCATGGCGGGCCGGGCTGTCCTGCGGTGGCCGGATCCGGGTGTTCGTCGAGCGGGTCGACTGATGCGCACCGAGATTCTAGACAGCCTCAACGCCGAGCGCGCCGCGCGCCGGGCCGCGATCCTGGTCACCGATCTGGTCGACGGGACGCAGCGCCTCGTTCGCGAGGACGAAATAGCCGCTGATCCGTCGGCGGAGGGTCTGCGCCGGCATATGGCCTCGGGCAAGAGCGGCTTGGTCGAAATCGACGGCCGGCAGGTTTTCTTGACCGTGCAGGTGCCTCCGGTTCGTCTCGTGGTGATCGGCGCCGTCCACATCTCGCAAGCGATGGCGCCCATGGCGGCCGGCCTCGACCTCGCCCTCACCGTGATCGACCCGCGTACCGCCTTCGCGAGCGCGGAGCGCTTTCCGGGTGTCGACCTCGTGGCCGAGTGGCCCGATGCCGCCCTTGGGGGCCGCGTGGCACCCCTCGATCGCTACTGCGCGCTCGCGGCGCTGACCCACGATCCCAAGATCGACGATCCGGCTCTGAAGGCGGCCCTGTCCGCCGGGTGCTTCTATGTCGGGGCGCTGGGCTCACGTAAGACTCATGCAGCCCGCGCCGCACGGCTCGCGGAGGCCGGTTTCTCATCCGAGCAGATCGGCCAGATTCGGGCGCCGATCGGGCTTGCCATTGGGGCGGTGAGCCCGGCTGAGATTGCGCTGGCGGTGCTGGCCGAGGTCGTCGCGACGCTCCGCCAGGTCCCGCGTCTGGAGGCCGCGTGAGGTTCGGCCCCGTGCCGGTCACCGAGGCTGCCGGCTTGATCAGCGCCCATACCGTGCGGCGCGACGGCGTCACCCTGCGCAAGGGCGCGGTGATCCCCGAGGAGGCGGCTGCCAGCTTGGCCCGGGCGGGCCTCTCGGAGATCGTCGCTGCCGCCCTCGAACCCGATGACGTCGGCGAGGACGCGGCCGCAGCCCGGCTCGCCGCGCATCTGCGCGGGCCGAACCTGCGCGCGGAGGCCCCCTTCACCGGCCGTTGCAACCTGTTCGCCGAAACCGCTGGGGTCCTGACCCTGGCGCCCGCCTGGATCGACGCGGTCAACGCCGTCGACGAGGCGGTGACGGTGGCGACCTTGCCGCCGTTCAAGCCGGTGGTCGAGGGCGAGATGGTCGCCACCGTGAAGATCATTCCGTACGCCGTGCCGGGTGCGGTCCTCGCGCGGGCCTGCGCGGCCGAGACCGGCGGAGCGCTGGCGGTGGCACCCTACCGCCGCCGGCGTGTGGGCGTGGTCTCGACCCGCCTGCCGAGCCTCAAGGAGGCCACCATCGATCGGACGCTCCGCGTCCTGGCCGAGCGCCTCGCACCGGCCGGCGCCGCGATCGTCTTCGAGAATCGCGTGGCGCACACGGCCGGGGCCGTGGCGGGGGCGCTGATCGAGGCGATCGACGGCGCGGGCGCGGATCTAGTGGTCGTGTTCGGAGCCTCGGCCATCGCCGACCGGCGCGACGTGATCCCGGCCGGTATCGCGGCGGCGGGGGGGGGGGTGGAGCATCTGGGCATGCCGGTCGATCCTGGGAACCTGCTCCTGGTCGGCAGCCGGGCCGGCGTGCCGGTAGTCGGGGCGCCGGGCTGTGCCCGCTCGCCCAAGGAGAACGGCTTCGACTGGATTTTGCACCGGCTACTGGCGGACCTGCCCGTGACGCGGGCCGACATCGTCGCCCTGGGGGTGGGCGGCCTGCTGATGGAGATCGTCTCGCGGCCGCAGCCTCGGGCCGGCGGCGAGGCGGCGAATGCCGATGTCTGAGATCGGCACCGTCCTGCTGGCGGCGGGCCTTGGAACCCGGTTCGGCCCGGAGCCCAAGATGTTGGCGCTGCTCGACGGCCGCCCGCTGGTCCGCCACGCGGCCGAGGCCGCCCTGGCGGCCGGTCCGCGCCCGGTGGTGGTGGTACTCGGCGCCCATGCCGACGCCGTGCGGAGGGCGCTCTCCGGGCTCGATGTGGTGCTGGTCGAGAACCCGGATTTCCGCGCCGGGCTGGCGACGTCGCTGCGTGCGGGCGTGGCGGCGCTCCCGCGCAACTGCGAAGCAGCCGTCATCGTGCTCGGCGATATGCCGCGGATCTTCGCGGATCACATCGACCGATTGGCCGCAGCCTTCGAAGAGTCTTCGCGTTCTGTGGCGGCCGTCGTCCCTGTTCTGGACAGCCTTCGCGGAAACCCGGTGCTGCTCAATCTGCGCCGCCTCGCCCCCGACATCGGCCAGCTCACCGGCGACCGTGGCGCCGGACCGCTGCTCCGGGACCGATCCGATGTCCTGGAGATCCCGGGCGATGCGGCGATCGCCCTCGATATCGACACGCCGGCCGCGTTGAGGGCCGCCGAGGACGCCTGACGCTCAGCGCCCGGTCGCGCTCGGGGCCCGTCCGGCCTTGGCGTCGCTCCGGCAGCGGTCGGAGCAGTAGCGCACCTCGTCCCAGACTCGTTCCCACTTCTTGCGCCAGGCGAAGGGGCGGCCGCATTGGGCGCACACCTTCTCCGGGAGGTCGCCCTTGCGGCGCATCCGCGGCATCGTTCCGACCCCTGTTACCGTGCATGATCCGGGGCGGAACAGGGCTGGGCCCGGTCCGTTCCGTCTTCACGACATCGAACACGTTGAACGAGGTGGGAGCGCGCCATGCTGAAAGTCACCGATATCGACTTCCACGATCGCTCGACGGACCAGCCCTTGAGCGGCTGGTACATCACCGATGCCAACGGTGCGATGATCGGCGACGCGCACCGCTACGACGACCAGGCCAGCGGGCTGCGTGCGCTCAGCGCCCTGAGCGTGTGACGCGCCTCGGGTCGGCCCGGGTGTCCAGCACCTTGGCGAGCCCGAGCATCACCGCGAGTCCGGTGAGGTTGACCGCCATCTGGAGTGGCCACGCCGTGTCGAAGGTGCGGTAGAGGATCCGCCCGATCAGGGCCGCCAGGCAGCCGGCGGCAAAGATCTCCAGGGAATGTCGGCCGCAGGCATCGATCAGCCGCAGCCGGTGCCAACCGGAGAGGCGCCGGACGGCCGGGGCGCTGAAGATCAGGTAGGTCAGCGCGAGGATGTGCAGCAGGCGCAGCGGCGCGACATGGCCCTTGTCCGGCGGGCCGATCGGCAGCACCCGGAGATCCGGCAGGCCCCAGTCCGTCCAGGAGCCGCCCTGCAGCAGCCCGAACGCCAGGTAGGCGAAGGCGAGGGCGGCCGCCCAGTTGCGCCAGGGGAGCAAGCCGTTCCCGGCCCGGACCGCCATCGCCAGGATGGCTCCGATCACGAACAGGAACTGCCAGGCGAACGGGTTGAAGTACCAGCCGTCGTCCACCGCGGCGGCGTTTGGCAGGTTCAGGTGGGAATCGACGTTGGCGGCCAGCCATAGCGTCCCCGAGAGCGCCAGCACCCCCCAGACCCCGCGTTGCAACCCGAAATAGATGGCCGGGAACAGGGCCAGCAGCAGGATGTAGAGCGGCAGGATGTCGAGGTAGTTCGGCAGCGCGTTGAGGACGAGGCCGCGCAGGAGGCCGGGCAGCAGCCCCATCTGCAGCAGCGGCGCGACGCCGAAGCGTGGCGTCAGCCCGGTGAGATCCATCCAGATGCGGACGATGATCAGCGTGGCGAGCAGCAGTCCGGCCTGGAACAGGTAGATCCGCAGGCAGCGCCGGGCGATGCGTGCCAGGGTCGGCCACGTCCCGGCCCGGCCGAACAGGCCGCCATAGGCCACCATCGACGCGTAGCCCGCCAGCAGCACGAAGATCTCGGCCGCATCCGAGAAGCCGAAATTGTGCAGGGTATAGAGCGCCGGCGCGTTGCGCGGGATGTGGTCGATGAAGATCGTCAGGAGCGCGAAGCCGCGCAGCACGTCGACCCGGGCGTCCCGGACGGGCTTCTTCGGAGCTGGCCCGGGCACCAGCGCCGGGTCCGACGCGGGTGCCATGCCGCTGATGGGCGCTCGCTCAAGGTCGTCGAGGCTCTTCACGCAGCCATCACCGGGACGCTCTTTCGCCAGGGTCGGCGCGGGACGTGCACCGCAATGCAATATAACTGACCCAAACACCAATGCCGCGACGGATCGCGCCGATCACGCGCCTTTGTTCCGGACCGTGCGAGTGACGAAGGGCATGCCGTCCCCCCGGTCGCGCCGTCCCGCGCCTTGCTTGTGATAAGTTCGAGATCGAATCCGACCGATCCCATGTCAGGCCCTGTCGCTGCGTCGCAGGTGAGGGTGAATGGGCCGGACAGAACCTCGGAGGTCGGCCGTGACATCGTGTTCGAACCGCACAACGCTTTCGTCCTACGCGGCCAAGTTTCGCCAATACGGTGAGCGGTCTACGCAGACGCTCGCTGGGGCGTCGAAGACCTGGATCGATCAGATCCTGATCGGTCTGGAGCCGGACGCGGCCATTTTTGAAATGGGTACGGCGCATGGTCGAGATGCAGCCTATATCGCCGCCCGGGGCTACGCCGTGTTGTGTAGCGATGCGGTGCCAGAGTTCGTTGCCGAACTTCTCGCCAAGGGGGTCCCCGCGATCGTGTTCGATCTGCTGACCGATCCCTTCGAGCGCCAGTACGATCTGATTCTCGCGAACGCCGTCCTGCTTCACTTCACCGACGCGGAGTTCGATCACGCCCTGCTCAAGACGGTCGGGGCGTTGTCGGCCGGAGGTCGGTTCGCGTTCACGCTGAAGGCGGGACAGGGATCCGAATGGTCGAACGCGAAGATCGATGCCCCTCGGTACTTCCGGTATTGGAGCCGGGATGAACTCATCGAGCGCTTCGATGCGCATGGCTTGCGTGATTTCACCATCGACGCCGTGACCACCGACCGAGCCCACGCCGAGTGGATATACGTCACCGTGCGGCGGCCCGCGGCCGGGACGGGTGGAGCCTGACGGAAACGTCCCGCCGATCCGCAACCGGTCCGGGGGTTGGTTTGCGCGATGCCGGCTGGATCTCGACAGCATCGAGCCTAGGCCCTGGTCCGCGCCAGATCTCATTGCGTCGTCGCCCGCGCACATCGCCGACGATCGCTGTTATAGAGGCGCCGGATCGATCCCGGTGGGTGCCGGGGAAGGGCAGGGTTCATGCGCGTCCTCGTCACCGGAGCCGGCGATTTCCTCGGCCGCCGCCTGCTCGAGGCGTTGCGGCAGGGACTTCCCCCCGGCAGCCACATCCTGGGCATCGACCGCCGCCCGCTTCCGCCCCTCGACGGCGTCGCCGGCCTGGATGTCGACCCGTTCGATGCCGACAGGCTCGCGGCGGCGGTGGCGGCGTTCGAGCCGACCTTCGTGTTCCACCTGGCCGCCCTGGCGTCGGTCGCCCGGTCGAGCGAGACGCCGGCCTATGCCTGGCGGGCGGACCTGCTGGGCAGCCTCAATCTCGCCGAAGCCGTGGCGCGGACCCGGGCGACCCTGATCTTCCTGAGCTCGACGGTGGTGTACGGGGAGGCGTTCCGCGACCGGCCCCGGCCGGACGAATCCGTGACGCCCCGGCCCGACACGATCTCGGGCCGCACCAAGAGCGCCTGCGAGTACATTCTGCGCGACGTGCTGGCCAATGCCGGCGTGCGGCACCTCGTGCTGCGGCCCTCGAACTACATCGGCCCCGGCCAGAGCGAGACCTTCGTGGCCGCCTCCTTCGCGGGACAGATCGCGCGGATCGAGCGCGGCCTCGCCCCCCCGATCCTGGAGGCCGGGGACCTCGCCGCGGCGCGCGACTTCCTCGACGTGTCGGACGTGACCTCGGCCTGCCTGCGCGCCCTGGACCGGGCCGACGACCTGCCCGACGGCGGCACCTTCAACGTCGGCACCGGGATCGTCACGCCGGTCTCGGCGATCCTCGACCTGTTCCGCGACCTGAGCGAGGCGGCGTTCACCGTGCAGGTCGCGCCCGACCGGACCCGGCCGACGTGCGCCCGCAGCCAGGGCTGCGATCCCTCGGCCTTCACGGCGGCCACGGGCTGGCAGCCCGCGATCCCCCTGGCACAGAGCCTTCAGGCGATGCTGGATGCGGCGCGGGGGCGCCTGGGATGAGGGGGCCTCTCAGCGTGAGAGGGCGAGCCGCCTGATCCGGCGCACGCGGAAGACGACGCGACGCTTCTCGAGAGGGTCGCCAGACCAAACTTCTGCCGCACGGGCTACAGGGTTCACGCATCGGTCATCGAAAGGCGCGACGCGCGCTCATCCCATTCGGCGACGGGTTGCGCAGGTGGGACTCATCATCTTTTCAACGGGCGGACAGCTCGGTCTTGGACGTCAAGCCGCGACTGGATCGATGCGGCCAAGCGCCGTCATCCCGAGGCCGCGAAGCGGAGCCCGGGAACCAGAGACGCCGATGTGTCAAGCTCTTGCGCCGAAAGCGGTTCTGGGTTCCGGGCTCGCCTGCGGCGCCCCGGAATGACCGCCTCGGTCGTCGCGTAGGGGGGATCAACCTTCGGAAGATGGATCGTCCGGCCCGTGTAACCCGTAGTCCCGGGGGGAGGAGAAACACAGCATTCCCCTCATCCGCGAACCGGCACCGATCTTCCAAGTCGCGCCGCAGCGCCGGTCGCGAGCGAAGAACCCGGTCGCGGCCCTGCCTATCGGGACGAGGGCCTGGGACCGGCCCAAATGGTCCCGGCTCGAAGGCCGGGACCGAATCTTATCGCGAAAACTTCTTGTACTTGATCTTCTTCGGCATCAGCGAATCAGCCCCGAGCCGGCGCATCTTGTCGGTCTCGTAGTCGGAGAAGTTGCCCTCGAACCATTCCACGTGGCTGTCGCCTTCGAAGGCGAGGATGTGCGTGGCGATGCGGTTCAGGAACCAGCGATCGTGGCTGATGATCACCGCGCAGCCGGCATAATCCTCCAGCGCATCCTCTAGGGCGCGCAGGGTCTCCATGTCGAGGTCGTTGGTCGGCTCGTCGAGCAGCAGCACGTTGGCGCCGCCCTTCAGGGTCCGGGCGAGGTGGACGCGGTTGCGCTCTCCGCCCGAGAGGGTGCCGACCTTCTTCTGCTGGTCGCCGCCCTTGAACGCGAAGGCCGCGCAATAGGCGCGGGAATTGATCTCGCGCTTGTTGAAATAGATGATGTCGTTGCCGCCCGAAACTTCCTGCCAGACCGTGGCGCTCGGATCGAGGGCGTCGCGCGACTGATCGACGTAGCCGAGCTTCACCGTCTCGCCGACCGCGATCTTGCCGCCGTCCGGCGTCTCCTGGCCGGTGATCATCTTGAACAGGGTGGTCTTGCCGGCGCCGTTCGGCCCGATCACCCCGACGATGCCGCCGGGCGGCAGCTTGAACGACAGGTCTTCGATCAGCAGGCGGTCGCCGAACGCCTTGTTGAGGTGCTCGAACTCGATGACGTTGTTGCCCAGCCGCTCGTCGATCGGGATGACGATCTGCGCGGCGGCGTCGACCTTGTTGTTCTGCTTGGCGACCAGCTCCTCGTAGCGGGTGATGCGGGCCTTCGACTTCGACTGCCGGGCTTTGGGCGAGGCGGCGATCCACTCCTGCTCGCGCGTGATCGAGCGCTGGCGGGCCATGTCCTCGCGGCCCTCCTGCTGGAGGCGCTTCTGCTTCTGCACCAGCCAGGCCGAGTAGTTGCCCTCGTACGGGTAGCCCCGGCCGCGATCGAGCTCGAGGATCCAGCTGGTGACGTTGTCGAGGAAGTAGCGATCGTGGGTCACGATCAGGATCGCGCCCGGATAAGTCTTCAGATGGCCTTCGAGCCAGTTCACGGTCTCGGCGTCGAGGTGGTTGGTCGGCTCGTCGAGCAGGAGCAGCTCCGGCTCCCACAGCAGCAGCTTGCACAGGGCCACGCGACGGCGCTCGCCGCCCGACAGGGTCGCGACCGGCTGCTCGTCGCTCGGGCAACCCAGGGCCTCCATGGCCTGATCGACCTTGGAATCCAGCTCCCAGAGGTTGGCCGCCTCGATCTTGTCCTGGAGCGCCGTCATCTCGTCGGCGGTCTCCTCGGAATAGTTCATGGCGAGTTCGTTGTAGCGGTCGAGCAGCGCCTGCTTCTCGGCCACGCCCTCCATGATGTTCTGGCGGACCGACTTGTTCGGGTCGAGCTGCGGCTCCTGCGGCAGGTAGCCGACCCGGGCGCCCTGGGCGACAAAGCCCTCGCCGGTCCACTCCGTGTCGATGCCGGCCATGATCTTGAGCAGGGTCGACTTGCCCGAGCCGTTGATGCCGAGCACGCCGATCTTGGCGTCCGGGTAGAACGACAGGTTGACGTCCTCCAGGACTTTCTTGCCGCCCAGGTAGGACTTCGTGAGTCCCCGCATGTGGTAGATGAATTCGCGAGCCATCGCGGATCGTCCTCGGCGCGTTGTTCGGGGCTGCGCGGTGCGTGCCAGCGGCACGGGTCAGGTCCGGGGCCTTGGACCCGTCCTGTACGCGCGTTCCCCACGATATAAGAATGTCGCCGACCGAGTATCAGGCCCGCCCGGTACCGGCAAGGACGCCGGGCGGGCCGACCGCGGCTCAGGCGAAGGGATTGGCCACGGATTTGGGCGCCGCGTCCGGCGCCTCGGCCACCACGTCCGGCAGGTCGCCGGCCTCCAGGGCCTTCACGATGGCGTCGAGGGTGGCCTGGAGCAGGCGCGCCTGCGCCAGGCCGGCCTTGTCCCTGGTGAGGTCGAGGGCGCCGTGAAGGGCGATTCGGTCGGTCCCGTTCTCGAAGCTCAGGGCGCCGATGGTGCGGACCGACGCGTCGTCGGCGAAGGGCTCGAAGGCACCCGCCTTGGGTTTCCGGCGGCTCGGCTTGTCCTCTGGCATGGTCCCTCTCAGAAGATCGATCGCAGCAGGTCGCGCAGGACCTTGCGCGCGGCGCGGTGAAGCTCGTGGCCGAGCCAGTCCTGCCAGCCCTGCTCGGGCCGGGGGCGGTGCCCCTCCGAGCGCGCCCCGGCACGGGGGTCCGGCAGGGTCATCGCGCTGGCTCGGGCGGCGGGCGGCAGGGCCGGGAACACGTCGATCCCGGCCTCGCGGGTGAGGTCGTCGATCGAGACGGCGCGCCAGTCCCGGGCGGCGTCGTTGCGAGCGAGATAGGCGCCGGCCTCGCCGCTCGCCGGGTCGTAGAGCGCCTTGAACAGCTGGGTGGGCACCAGCACCCCGCCCTTGATCTGCTGGACCGCGGCCCCGGAGAAGATCACCCCGGTGACGACGAAGAGCGCCCCGCGCCGGCTCGCCAGCCGCCGGGTGCCCTCCTCGATGTCGGCCCAGAGCCCGCGGTTGAGCGCCCGGTCCTGTGGCACGATGTTGGCCAGGCTGAACGATTCGGCCTGGGCGGTCACGGTGGGCATGTCGCCCGCCGGGGCGAGGTGGCCGCGGTCGAAGCCGCTGCGGACGTAATCCTCCAGCGATGCGCGCTCGGCATCCGGCAGCCGCGCCTCCTCGTGGAACGCGTCGTCGCGGGCGACCGCGCGGGCATCGGCGACGCTGGCCCGGGTGAGGTGCTCGGCGGAATAGAGCGGCGTGCGCGTCACCCCCGAATGCAGGACCGCGAAGGCCTCGTAGCACAGCGGCACCGCCCGGGCGGCGAGCTTCGGGTTGGTCAGGACGGGCGACACGCCCCCGGCGAACATGGCCGGGCAGGTCTCCAGGGCGTCGGCCGGCGCCGACAGGGCGAAGACGGCCAGCGCCGCGGCACACGCCCCCCGGGGCAGCGCTACCAGCATACCCGCACCCGCCGGGGACCCTCCGGGGTCGGACGGTCGCGCCACGCGCAGGGGCGGCCGAGGCTCCCCGTGAAGGGCCGGGCGTCGCGGTCCGGACCGCCGGGCTGGACCCGCGGCGGGCAGGCGCCCAGGAAGTTGCACGGGAAATCGAGGTTGCCGTCCGGCGGTCGAGGACTGGCGTAAGCTTGGCCGGCAAAAGCTTGGCCGGCGGGGGTAATCGCCAGCATGAGCAGAATGATGCACAGACGAGCCGGGCTCAAGAGCGGACCTCATGTGGCGGTAAGGGCACGTGACTGGAAAAAACGCCGGTCGGACATTGATCGCGCCGCCGATCGTTCGTACGTGGCACTATCATGACAGCGACGGTCGGGTCGGTTCTAGCATGAACGCGTGCCCACCGGGTGCTGGCGTCGTGACGGCGAGACCCCTTTTTCGGAAGCCCGCGTGACGGGGCCGTTACCACACTCGAACGAGCGGATGCTTCCCTTGGCGATATCCTCTGACCACGCGGCGTTGCTCGACCGTATCCCGGAGCCTGCGGCGCTCCGGCAGCTTCCCGAATCCGAGTTGCAGGCGGTGGCGGACGCGGTGCGGGCCGAGATGATCGACGCGGTGTCGATCACCGGCGGCCATCTCGGCTCCGGGCTGGGCGTGGTCGAGCTCACGGTCGCCCTGCACCACGTGTTCGACACGCCCGACGACCGCATCGTCTGGGACGTCGGCCACCAGTGCTACCCGCACAAGATCCTGACCGGACGCCGCGACCGCATCCGGACGCTGCGCCAGGGCGGCGGCCTGTCCGGCTTCACCAAGCGCTCCGAGAGCGCCTACGACCCGTTCGGGGCCGCCCATTCCTCGACCTCGATCTCGGCCGCGCTCGGCATGGCGGTCGCCCGCGACCTCGACGCCGAGGCCGCCAAGGCCAAGGGCCGGACCGCGAAGCGCCGCAACGCCATCGCGGTGATCGGCGACGGCTCGATGTCGGCCGGCATGGCCTACGAGGCCATGAACAACGCCGGCGCCCTGCACTCGCGCCTGATCGTCATCCTCAACGACAACGACATGTCGATCGCCCCGCCGGTGGGCGCGATGTCGGGCTACCTGGCGCGGCTGGCGTCGGGCGGCACCTACCAGTCCCTGCGCGAGACCGCCAAGCAGCTCGGCAAGCTCCTGCCCAAGGCGCTCTACCAGCGCGCGGCGGCCGCGGAGGAGTACGCCCGCTCCCTGGTGGTGGGCGGCGGCACGATGTTCGAGGAGATGGGCTTCCACTATGTCGGCCCGGTCGACGGGCACAACCTCGACCAGCTGCTGCCGGTGCTGAAGAACGTCCGCGACGCCGAGCACGGCCCGATCCTGCTCCACGTCGTCACCCGCAAGGGCAAGGGCTACGCGCCGGCCGAGGCCAGCGCCGACCGCTACCACGGCGTGGTCAAGTTCGACGTGGTCTCGGGCGTCCAGGCCAAGGCCAAGCCCAACGCCCCGGCCTACACCCGGGTGTTCGGCGAGAGCCTGATCAAGGCGGCCGACGCCGACGA encodes:
- a CDS encoding nucleotidyltransferase family protein: MPMSEIGTVLLAAGLGTRFGPEPKMLALLDGRPLVRHAAEAALAAGPRPVVVVLGAHADAVRRALSGLDVVLVENPDFRAGLATSLRAGVAALPRNCEAAVIVLGDMPRIFADHIDRLAAAFEESSRSVAAVVPVLDSLRGNPVLLNLRRLAPDIGQLTGDRGAGPLLRDRSDVLEIPGDAAIALDIDTPAALRAAEDA
- a CDS encoding NAD(P)-dependent oxidoreductase, producing MRVLVTGAGDFLGRRLLEALRQGLPPGSHILGIDRRPLPPLDGVAGLDVDPFDADRLAAAVAAFEPTFVFHLAALASVARSSETPAYAWRADLLGSLNLAEAVARTRATLIFLSSTVVYGEAFRDRPRPDESVTPRPDTISGRTKSACEYILRDVLANAGVRHLVLRPSNYIGPGQSETFVAASFAGQIARIERGLAPPILEAGDLAAARDFLDVSDVTSACLRALDRADDLPDGGTFNVGTGIVTPVSAILDLFRDLSEAAFTVQVAPDRTRPTCARSQGCDPSAFTAATGWQPAIPLAQSLQAMLDAARGRLG
- the dxs gene encoding 1-deoxy-D-xylulose-5-phosphate synthase, whose product is MLPLAISSDHAALLDRIPEPAALRQLPESELQAVADAVRAEMIDAVSITGGHLGSGLGVVELTVALHHVFDTPDDRIVWDVGHQCYPHKILTGRRDRIRTLRQGGGLSGFTKRSESAYDPFGAAHSSTSISAALGMAVARDLDAEAAKAKGRTAKRRNAIAVIGDGSMSAGMAYEAMNNAGALHSRLIVILNDNDMSIAPPVGAMSGYLARLASGGTYQSLRETAKQLGKLLPKALYQRAAAAEEYARSLVVGGGTMFEEMGFHYVGPVDGHNLDQLLPVLKNVRDAEHGPILLHVVTRKGKGYAPAEASADRYHGVVKFDVVSGVQAKAKPNAPAYTRVFGESLIKAADADDRVVAITAAMPGGTGIDLFGKAHPDKTFDVGIAEQHAVTFAGGLATEGYRPFVAIYSTFLQRAYDQVVHDVALQNLPVRFCLDRAGLVGADGATHAGAFDLAYLCCLPNMTVMAASDEAELVHMVATAHAHDSGPIALRYPRGEGVGVELPERGEALAIGKGRMVRQDPEARVAILSLGTRLSEALKAADTLAEQGVAVTVADARFAKPLDEALILDLAQSHEVLITIEEGSRGGFGAMVLHLLTERGALDAGRVRVRTLTLPDLYQDHDSPEKMYAEAGLDAATIVKTALATLPERKEGRSRLRLA
- a CDS encoding molybdopterin-binding protein, with translation MRFGPVPVTEAAGLISAHTVRRDGVTLRKGAVIPEEAAASLARAGLSEIVAAALEPDDVGEDAAAARLAAHLRGPNLRAEAPFTGRCNLFAETAGVLTLAPAWIDAVNAVDEAVTVATLPPFKPVVEGEMVATVKIIPYAVPGAVLARACAAETGGALAVAPYRRRRVGVVSTRLPSLKEATIDRTLRVLAERLAPAGAAIVFENRVAHTAGAVAGALIEAIDGAGADLVVVFGASAIADRRDVIPAGIAAAGGGVEHLGMPVDPGNLLLVGSRAGVPVVGAPGCARSPKENGFDWILHRLLADLPVTRADIVALGVGGLLMEIVSRPQPRAGGEAANADV
- a CDS encoding DNA/RNA non-specific endonuclease; its protein translation is MLVALPRGACAAALAVFALSAPADALETCPAMFAGGVSPVLTNPKLAARAVPLCYEAFAVLHSGVTRTPLYSAEHLTRASVADARAVARDDAFHEEARLPDAERASLEDYVRSGFDRGHLAPAGDMPTVTAQAESFSLANIVPQDRALNRGLWADIEEGTRRLASRRGALFVVTGVIFSGAAVQQIKGGVLVPTQLFKALYDPASGEAGAYLARNDAARDWRAVSIDDLTREAGIDVFPALPPAARASAMTLPDPRAGARSEGHRPRPEQGWQDWLGHELHRAARKVLRDLLRSIF
- the opgC gene encoding OpgC domain-containing protein, yielding MKSLDDLERAPISGMAPASDPALVPGPAPKKPVRDARVDVLRGFALLTIFIDHIPRNAPALYTLHNFGFSDAAEIFVLLAGYASMVAYGGLFGRAGTWPTLARIARRCLRIYLFQAGLLLATLIIVRIWMDLTGLTPRFGVAPLLQMGLLPGLLRGLVLNALPNYLDILPLYILLLALFPAIYFGLQRGVWGVLALSGTLWLAANVDSHLNLPNAAAVDDGWYFNPFAWQFLFVIGAILAMAVRAGNGLLPWRNWAAALAFAYLAFGLLQGGSWTDWGLPDLRVLPIGPPDKGHVAPLRLLHILALTYLIFSAPAVRRLSGWHRLRLIDACGRHSLEIFAAGCLAALIGRILYRTFDTAWPLQMAVNLTGLAVMLGLAKVLDTRADPRRVTRSGR
- a CDS encoding DUF2256 domain-containing protein, with protein sequence MPRMRRKGDLPEKVCAQCGRPFAWRKKWERVWDEVRYCSDRCRSDAKAGRAPSATGR
- a CDS encoding XdhC family protein; this encodes MLSTDTDILAAASSWRRDGRAVALATVIETWGSAPRPVGSHLVVDGDGSFLGSVSGGCVEGSVITEAIEVIEAGTPRILEFGVADETAWRAGLSCGGRIRVFVERVD
- a CDS encoding methyltransferase domain-containing protein; protein product: MTSCSNRTTLSSYAAKFRQYGERSTQTLAGASKTWIDQILIGLEPDAAIFEMGTAHGRDAAYIAARGYAVLCSDAVPEFVAELLAKGVPAIVFDLLTDPFERQYDLILANAVLLHFTDAEFDHALLKTVGALSAGGRFAFTLKAGQGSEWSNAKIDAPRYFRYWSRDELIERFDAHGLRDFTIDAVTTDRAHAEWIYVTVRRPAAGTGGA
- the ettA gene encoding energy-dependent translational throttle protein EttA gives rise to the protein MAREFIYHMRGLTKSYLGGKKVLEDVNLSFYPDAKIGVLGINGSGKSTLLKIMAGIDTEWTGEGFVAQGARVGYLPQEPQLDPNKSVRQNIMEGVAEKQALLDRYNELAMNYSEETADEMTALQDKIEAANLWELDSKVDQAMEALGCPSDEQPVATLSGGERRRVALCKLLLWEPELLLLDEPTNHLDAETVNWLEGHLKTYPGAILIVTHDRYFLDNVTSWILELDRGRGYPYEGNYSAWLVQKQKRLQQEGREDMARQRSITREQEWIAASPKARQSKSKARITRYEELVAKQNNKVDAAAQIVIPIDERLGNNVIEFEHLNKAFGDRLLIEDLSFKLPPGGIVGVIGPNGAGKTTLFKMITGQETPDGGKIAVGETVKLGYVDQSRDALDPSATVWQEVSGGNDIIYFNKREINSRAYCAAFAFKGGDQQKKVGTLSGGERNRVHLARTLKGGANVLLLDEPTNDLDMETLRALEDALEDYAGCAVIISHDRWFLNRIATHILAFEGDSHVEWFEGNFSDYETDKMRRLGADSLMPKKIKYKKFSR
- a CDS encoding XdhC family protein; the encoded protein is MRTEILDSLNAERAARRAAILVTDLVDGTQRLVREDEIAADPSAEGLRRHMASGKSGLVEIDGRQVFLTVQVPPVRLVVIGAVHISQAMAPMAAGLDLALTVIDPRTAFASAERFPGVDLVAEWPDAALGGRVAPLDRYCALAALTHDPKIDDPALKAALSAGCFYVGALGSRKTHAARAARLAEAGFSSEQIGQIRAPIGLAIGAVSPAEIALAVLAEVVATLRQVPRLEAA